CGTTCCCCTTGCTTTCCCATAGGAAAGTGTGCGACCCTTTCTCTGGGTAAGCCAAAGGAGCGATGATGCCCGCGAAAACGGAAGTCTGGCAGGGAACGCTGGCGCTGATGGTGCTGCGGACGCTCGAAACGCTCGGCCCGCTTCACGGCTACGGCATCGCGCGGCGCATCGAGCAGACGAGCGGCGACCTCCTGTCCTTGAACGACGGGACGCTGTATCCCGCGCTCGTCAAGCTCGAGCAGGAGGGGGCGATCGCGTCCGAGTGGGGCGTCTCGGAGAACAACCGCCGCGCGAAGTTCTACCGGCTGACCCGCGCGGGCCGCCGGCAGATCGAGAAGGACACGCGGGAATGGGAGCGAGCGACCGCCATCGTCGCACGCTTCCTCGCCCCGGCCGGAGGGAATCCGTGAGCGCCCCGCGCGCGTGGCTCCGCCGGTTTGCGGAAATGTTCGGAAAGGCGCGCCGCGACCGGGACCTCGCCGAGGAGCTCGAGGCGCACGTCCAGATGCGCACGGACGAGGCGGTGGCGCGCGGCGTGCCTCCGGAGCAGGCGCGCCGCGAGGCGCTGCAGCGTCTCGGGGGGCTCGACCAGACGAAGGAAAGGGTGCGCGACCGGCGGGGGATTCCCTTCGTGGAAGTCGCCGCGCAGGACGTGCGGTACGGCCTGCGGATGCTGCGCCGGAAGCCGGTATTCGCGGGCGTCGCGATCGCCACGCTCGCGCTCGGGATCGGCGCGAACACGGCGCTCTTTTCCGTCGTCGACGGCGTTCTGCTGAACCCGTTGCCCTATCCCGACGCCGACCGGCTCGTGACTCTCCACGAGAGCAAGCCGAACTTCGCCGCGGGGTCGCTCTCGTACCCCAACTTCCGGGACTGGCAGGCGATGAACCGGACGTTCTCCGCGATGGCGGTCATGCGCCGGACCTCGTTCTCCCTGATCGGACGGGGAGAGCCGGAGCGAGTGCGCGGTCATTTCATCACGGCCGATCTGTTTTCGATCCTCGGCGTGCGTCCGGTGCTCGGGCGCTTCTTCGCGAAAGGGGAAGACGAGATCGGCGGGAAGCCCCTCGCCCTGATCGGCGCGGAGCTCTGGAAACGGAAGTTCTCGGGAGCGCTCGACGTCGTCGGGTCCCGCATCGTCCTCGACGGCAAGGACTACACGATCGTCGGCGTCGTGCCGGCCGGCTTCGATCTCACGCTCCGCGGGGCGAACCGGTCGGAGGTGTTCCTGCCGATCGGCCAGTGGGGGAATTCCCTTTTGA
This genomic interval from Thermoanaerobaculia bacterium contains the following:
- a CDS encoding PadR family transcriptional regulator — its product is MPAKTEVWQGTLALMVLRTLETLGPLHGYGIARRIEQTSGDLLSLNDGTLYPALVKLEQEGAIASEWGVSENNRRAKFYRLTRAGRRQIEKDTREWERATAIVARFLAPAGGNP